The following coding sequences are from one Carettochelys insculpta isolate YL-2023 chromosome 5, ASM3395843v1, whole genome shotgun sequence window:
- the LOC142013007 gene encoding thioredoxin-like: MVKSVGSVEELQAELKAAGDKLVVVDFSATWCGPCRIIKPFFHDLCEKFPDVVFLEVDVDDAQDIASHLQIQCMPTFHFYKQGKKVHEFSGANKDKLEESVSKLC, encoded by the exons GAAGAACTTCAAGCTGAATTGAAAGCTGCTGGTGATAAGCTTGTAGTTGTTGACTTCTCAGCCACATGGTGTGGACCATGCAGAATTATCAAACCTTTTTTTCAT GATCTTTGTGAGAAGTTTCCGGATGTAGTGTTTCTTGAAGTTGATGTGGATGATGCTCAG GATATTGCTTCACACTTGCAAATCCAATGCATGCCAACATTCCATTTCTACAAGCAGGGCAAAAAG GTGCATGAATTCTCTGGAGCAAACAAAGACAAGCTGGAAGAATCTGTTTCCAAGCTATGCTGA